A single region of the Gossypium arboreum isolate Shixiya-1 chromosome 12, ASM2569848v2, whole genome shotgun sequence genome encodes:
- the LOC108477680 gene encoding uncharacterized protein LOC108477680, translated as MAQFWNATYNCFTFGEVDLVPTLEEYTTLLRSPMAQARKIYAKLTNSQTFAKRLVNISGMSESWVTARIQQKGDSKHVDEAVTDLFDHLGKRVTPVPAILAETFRSLSMCRKEEIAMQRRDDILEEKWMEILQNLKEDDVEWRAFWMVPDEILYRCGDYNWVPLLGIWRATGYTPLLALRQYKSRQFIPMTHGLTQCEFPYKGDHYRKKVRELSDAWRQMYRMKRLTVGSMVTPEYNGWFRKRVNDNIPRPSSKSARPTEERLQITPSELEIIKQDFEKKSSEFGKKIEQLEEEKMHLKLEVEIQKSEAEKLQKRKGKV; from the exons ATGGCTCAATTTTGGAATGCTACTTATAATTGTTTCACATTTGGAGAAGTAGATTTGGTTCCTACCTTAGAAGAATACACTACTTTGTTGAGGAGTCCAATGGCTCAAGCCAGGAAAATTTATGCTAAGCTTACTAATAGTCAAACTTTTGCGAAGAGGTTGGTGAATATTTCGGGGATGAGTGAATCTTGGGTCACTGCTCGAATTCAACAGAAGGGGGATAGCAA ACATGTTGATGAAGCAGTAACTGATTTATTTGATCATCTCGGGAAAAGAGTCACACCTGTACCTGCAATATTAGCCGAGACGTTTAGATCTTTGAGCATGTGCCGAAAG GAAGAGATAGCGATGCAAAGGAGAGATGATATTTTGGAAGAGAAATGGATGGAAATTCTCCAAAATCTTAAGGAAGATGATGTAGAGTGGAGGGCTTtctggatggttcctgatgaaatcTTGTATCGATGTGGAGACTATAATTGGGTGCCATTATTAGGAATCTGGAGAGCTACTGGATATACTCCTTTACTTGCATTAAGGCAGTATAAGTCGAGGCAGTTCATACCTATGACGCACGGGTTGACTCAGTGTGAATTTCCATATAAAGGAGACCATTATAGGAAGAAGGTTCGAGAATTGTCTGATGCTTGGAGGCAAATGTACAGGATGAAAAGGCTGACTGTTGGCTCTATGGTAACACCCGAATATAATGGATGGTTTAGGAAAAGGGTCAATGACAATATTCCTAGACCAAGTTCGAAAAGTGCTCGGCCAACTGAGGAACGGTTACAAATTACCCCGTCGGAGTTGGAAATCATAAAGCAGGATTTTGAGAAGAAGAGTTCTGAGTTCGGGAAAAAGATTGAGcagttggaagaagaaaagatgcattTGAAGCTGGAAGTGGAGATTCAAAAGTCAGAAGCAGAAAAGCTACAGAAAAGGAAGGGTAAAGTTTAG
- the LOC128285404 gene encoding uncharacterized protein LOC128285404 yields the protein MCLKGSQDFEDDRDCDLSPDLLRMVEQEEKQILPHKETVDMVTLEEGKVVKIGTCITEETKRDLVGLLQEFKDVIKYLEWVANVVPIPKKDGKYNQIKMYPEDMGKTTFCNLVGHILLQGDAIWVEECWSDVSESHAKSRIEEEHIQVLRKLFMRLRKFQLKLNPTKCTFGARSGKLLGFVVSEKGIEIDSDKVRAIQELSPPRTQKEVRGFLGRLNYITWFISQLTEKCDPIFRLLKKHNPGEWDDECQKAFYKVKEYLSSPLVLSPPSSNRPLILYLTVFSNSMGCVLGQHDESRRKEKAIYYLTRRLRQYMLYHTTWLISKLDPLKYMMESNALNGRMARWQVLLSEFDIIYTSQKAIKASAIADFLASRVQEDYEPLNFNFPNEEIVYVAATEKGNTKGHFWKLNFDGASNTVEYEACIMGLRAAIERRIKLLEVYGDSALVIYQLRGEWETRDSKLINYRRLVLGLVEEFDDITFNYLPCEENQMADALATLASMIKDVLRYVRNREYPDQATENDKRTLRRLACDYVLDGEILYKRRKDQVLLRCVDAVESKKILEEVHEGLPFALYAYRTSVRNSTRATPFSLVYGMETVLPIEVEIPSLQVLAELKLDKAEWIQSRYDHLNLIEEKRLKAI from the exons ATGTGTTTAAAGGGATcacaggactttgaagatgacagagactgTGATTTATCTccagatttgttaaggatggtagaacaagaggaaaaACAAATTTTGCCTCACAAAGAAACCGTAGACATGGTGACTTTGGAAGAGGGgaaagttgtaaaaattggaaCGTGCATAACTGAAGAAACAAAGCGAGACCTTGTTGGgttacttcaagaattcaaagat GTGATCAAGTACTTAGAATGGGTAGCTAATGTGGTGCCAATTCCTAAGAAAGATGGCAAG taTAATCAAATCAAGATGTATCCTGAGGACATGGGAAAGACTACTTTTTGTAACCTTGTGGGGCACATTctgttacaaggtgatgccatttgggttgaagaATGCTGGAGCGAtgtatcagagagccatg CCAAATCTCGAATTGAAGAGGAGCACATCCAAGTGTTGAGAAAGTTGTTCATGAGATTGAGGAAATTTCAGTTAAAGCTTAATCCAACAAAGTGTACTTTCGGGGCTAGATCTGGAAAGCTATTGGGCTTTGTGGTCAGTGAGAAGGGAATTGAGATTGATTCAGACAAGGTCCGGGCTATACAGGAGTTGTCTCCGccacgtactcaaaaagaagttcgggGTTTCcttggaagattaaattacattacgTGGTTTATTTCTCAATTAACGGAGAAGTGTGACCCTATATTCCGTCTTCTTAAAAAGCATAACCCTGGGGAATGGGATGATGAATGTCAAAAGGCTTTTTATAAAGTTAAAGAATATTTGTCAAGTCCTCTAGTGTTATCACCCCCAAGTTCAAACAGGCCATTAATATTGTATTTGACCGTGTTTAGTAATtcaatgggatgtgtgcttggtcaacatgatgAATCGAGAAGAAAGGAaaaggcgatatattacctca CACGAAGattgaggcaatatatgttgtatcatacaacCTGGCTAATTTCAAAACTGGATCCTttaaagtatatgatggagtcaaatgcTTTGAACGGAAGGATGGCTAGGTGGCAAGTTTTGCTttctgaatttgacataatttacaCGAGTCAAAAAGCGATAAAGgcaagtgcaatagcagattttctggccagcCGAGTCCAAGAAGATTATGAGCCCTTGAATTTTAACTTCCCCAACGAAGAGATAGTGTATGTAGCAGCTACTGAAAAAGGCAATACAAAAGGGCACttttggaaattgaattttgACGGAGCCTCAAATACTGTGG aatatgaagcatgtatcatggggCTCAGAGCAGCTATAGAACGCAGGATTAAATTgttggaagtatatggagattctgcattGGTAATTTATCAACTTCGAGGTGAATGGGAAACAAGAGATTCTAAGCTAATCAATTATAGAAGGCTGGTGTTGGGGTTAGTtgaggagtttgatgatattacttTCAATTATCTACCGTGCGAagaaaaccagatggcagatgcgTTGGCTACTTTGGCTTCCATGATCAAA gatGTATTGCGGTACGTGAGAAATCGCGAGTATCCAGATCAAGCCAcagagaatgacaaaagaacgttgAGAAGGCTTGCTTGCGATTATGTTTTAGATGGAGAGATCTTATACAAAAGAAGGAaagatcaagtacttttgagatgcgtagATGCCGTAGAGTCCAAGAAAATTTTAGAGGAAGTGCACGAAGGG ttGCCATTTGCTCtttatgcttatcgaacatctgtccGAAATTCTACTAGGGCAACACCGTTCtcattggtctatggaatggaaacAGTTCTGCCTATTGAAGTGGAGATACCTTCTCTTCAAGTTTTGGCAGAATTGAAATTAGATAAAGCAGAATGGATACAGTCTCGTTATGATCacttgaacttgattgaggaaaagaggctaaaggctatTTAG